CGGCACCGGCGGCTTCTGCAACCCCGGCGACTGGTTCTGCGACGGCACGCTGAACACCGGCACGGCGGCCACCAGCAACGGCGTGGCCAAGTGGAGCTACCACACGGTCGAGCTGCGCGATGACGGCGAGTCCTACGACCATTACGCCGCGGGTAACTGGGCCGGTATCGTCGGGCCCGTGCGCGCCGACATGGCCGCCTACGCGTACTGAGCCGTTTCTGGCAGCATTGGATGTAGCCCCATGACTCAGCACCCTTCTCACCGTCGCCGTTGGCTCCTCTTGCTCGTTCCTCTCGTGGTGGGAGTGGGGGGGTTGCTGCTCTCCGTGGGGCTCATCCGTCCCGGGCCGGGTGCGGACGCTTCGTCCGCGCCCGGTTCCGGGGTTTTGTCCTCTGGCGGTGCCCAGGCCGAGCCCCCGTCGCGCGGGCCGGCACGGCCTTCCGTGCTCCCCGCGCAGCGGCCCGGCCAGGTCCCCCTGTCTCCGGAGGAGGCCGAGCGCGAGGCACAGCGTCAGTTGTGGGAGAAGCGCCTGGAGCGGGCCCGCTTCACCCTGGACTCCTACCGGAAGTCCACGCGCTACCCCCACGAGTCGCGGCCCATCGAGGAGCACCCGGACCAGGTGTACCCGGCCTCGCCCGAGCGCAAGCAGCCGCTGGGCAAGGATCAGCGGGACATCGCGCTGACGTTGAAGCAGGAGAAGATCTACGTCGTGGGCGACGAGGTGGTGCGCTTCTTCGTGGGCTGCGAGAACGCGAGCTCCCACCAGCCGCTGCCGTGCGAGGTGCACTCGGCCGTGGCCCGCGAGGCCCCGCATATGGCGCAGGCCGGGCAGGCCGCCCCGGTCCCGCTGGACTTCAACGACACCGGCCGCAACGGCGACGAGGTGGCCGGGGACGGCACGTGGACGGGGAGCTTCCAGCCCTCGCGCCAGGGCTTCGCCATGTTCGAGGGCACGCTGCGCGTCGAGTTCCGCGTGCGCGCCAGCGGCAATGCCGAGGGCGGGGCCTTCTTCGACATCGTCTTCACGCCCGCCGCGCCCGCCACCTTCACCGGCAAGGTGCGCGAGGTGGTGGAGAAAGGCTCGCTGCAGCTCTACGTGGGCCTGCAGGTGCGCAAGGCCGGCCGCTACGTGATGGCGGGCCGCGTGGATGACGAGGCGGGTATTCCGCTGGCTTATGTGGAGTTCAACGAGGAGTTGGAGGCGGGCGCCCGCGAGGTGCGCTTCCAGGTCTTCGGGCTGCTGCTCCACGACAAGAAGCCCGACTTCCCCCTCCGGCTGCGCGACGTGGAGGGCTTCCTCCTCCGGGAGCAGGGAGATCCAGACCGCGAGCTGGTGAAGGCCCTCTACGGGTACGTGCACACCACCCAGTCCTACCCGCTGGAGCGCTTCTCCGAGGCCGAGTGGGACAGTGAGGAGCGCCAGCGCTACCTGGCGGAGTACGGCAAGGACGTGGCCCAGGCCGAGGCGGAGCTGGGAGGCCTGTCTGGACCGCCGGCGGGCTCCAAGGCACCGTAGAAGCCGGGCTGCTCGTCAGGGTTTTCCCTGCTCATGTGAGGACGGCGCACGATTTGCGGTCCCGTGACGCGGGGCCGCGCAGTGGTTGCGTGCCCGGGGAGACATTCCCCTGCGACTCCGGGGCGGCCCGCGCCTTGCTACGGGAGAGGGTGTTCCCGCCCCTTCCCCGGGGGCCCACATCCCCAAGAGCTGAGTGCCCGTATGAGCAGCGTCCAGGCGTTCCCGAATCGCAACACCCCGCCGAGCAACGTCCGTCCATCCGACAGCCAGATCACCGACCTGCGGCTCGTTCCCGTGGAGATCGCTCCGGATACCTTCTGGGTGGGCAAGCGGGATCCCGGCAACATCTTCTACGCCAACCCGTACCTGCGCCGCTTCCGCGGCACGGATCCGAAGACGGGCCGCCCCAACGAGTTCAACCTGCTCATCGACCCGGGCTCGAGCAGTGACTTCGCCCAGGTGTCCACCAAGGTGACGTCGCTCATCGGGGGGTTGGACCGGCTCAGTGCCGTCTTCATCAACCACCAGGATCCGGACGTGGGCTCGTCGGCGAGCATCATCTCGGCGCGCTACGCGCCCAAGGCGGGCATCCTCTGCTCGGAGGACACCTGGCGGCTCATCGTCCACCAGAACCTGCCGCGCGGCCGCTTCATCGCCACGGAGAAGTTCAGCCACGGGCTCAACGTGCCCACCGGCCACCGGCTGCTGCCCGTGCCCTCGCCCTTCTGCCACTTCCGCGGCGCGGTGATGCTGTACGACCCGGAGACGCGGGTGCTCTTCACCGGAGACCTGTTCGGCGGTGTCACGGACGTCAACGCGCAGGGCCTGTGGGCGGATGAGTCGGACTGGACTGGCATCCGCGCCTTCCATCAAATCTACATGCCGGTGAACCTGGCGCTGCAGCGCGTGGTGGCCGTCATCCGCAAGCTGGAGCCGGCGGTGGAGATCATCGCGCCGCAGCACGGGCGGCTCATCCGCGGGCCGCTCATCCAGACGTTCCTGGAGCGGATGGAGAAGCTGCCGGTGGGCCTGGACATCATGGACGAGGCGCAGGATCGCTCGCACCTGCAGGCGTGGAACGCGGTGGTGGAGCGGGTGATGGCGCTGGCGCGCGGCTACCTGGGCCAGTCGGTGGACGAGAAGCTGATGGGCAGCACGGAGCTGGCCGAGACGGCGAAGGTGCAGAACGGCCAGGTGTCCATCCAGCGGCTGGGGCGCTGGACGGTGGAGCACGTGGTGGAACTGCTGTGCCACGGGGAGCCGCCGGAGATCGCCGGTCCCATCATGATGGAGGCCACCACGGCCGCCGCCGAGTACAACCTGCCCACGCCCCACCTGGACATCGAGGGCAATGGCGTGGCCTCCAACGTGTCGCTGCTCGCGGGCTGAGGCCGCGCGAGGGGAGGGGAGGCTGCCGTGACGGACGAGGAGCACGACAGCGGGGTGGCGTACCTGAATCCCGCGGAGGGGGCGGTGGCTCCGCCTCCCGTAGCACCGCCGCCCTCGCGCGATTCGCGGGGGAGCGGGCCGGCGCGCACGCTGCTGCTCGGCAGCAGTGAGCACCCGGTGGACGAGCCACGGGGCCACCCGGTGGTGCGGGGCCTCATTCCGGGGCAGGTGGTGGCCGGGCGCTACCAGGTGGAGCGCTGGCTGGGCTCCGGTGGCAGCGCCATGGTGCACGAGGTGATTGAGCTCACCACGGGCGCGCATCTGGCGCTCAAGGTGTTGGCGGTGCCGGGCGCGGACGCCTCGCAGATCGCCCGCTTCCGCCAGGAGGTGGAGCACGCGCGGGCGTTGGATCATCCCAACATCGTGCGTGTCTACGACGTGGGGGTGGATGGGGACAGGCACTTCCTCACCACGGAGCTGCTGGTGGGGATGGATCTCAAACGCCGCCTGATGGGCACCCGGCCGACGCTGGCCGAGGCGCTGCGGTGGCTCACCCACGCGGCGGCCGCGCTGGAGCACGCGCACGGGCGCGGCGTGCTGCACCGGGATGTCAAACCGGGCAACCTCTTCCTCACGAAGCCGGGCATCCTCAAGCTGATGGACTTCGGGCTCGCCAAGAGCTCGCACGTGGCGGGTGTGACGGCGCAGGGCGCGGTGCTCGGGACTCCCGAGTACATGGCGCCCGAGCAGATCTCCGGCGCGCATCCGGTGACTCCCGCGACCGATCTCTATTCGCTGGGCGTGGTGGCGTATGAGCTGCTCACGGGGCAATTGCCGTTTCGCCACCCGCAGCCCGTGCCGCTCATGTTCCTGCACGTGCAACAGCCGCCCGTGCCTCCGCGCACGCTCACCCCGAGCCTGCCCGAGCCCTTCGAGCGCGTGGTGCTCAAGCTGATGCAGAAGCACCCGGAGCAGCGCTACCCGGGCGCCGCCGCGCTGCGGAGTGACCTGGCCCGGTTGTGGCCTCTGGCTCTGCCGCCGAAGGCGACATCGAGATAAGCCTGCCGACGAGGGGTGAGCCTCGGACTCGAAGCCCAGAGACGGAACCATGTCCGTCCCCACCCCATCCTGACGTTTGGAAGGCCCGCTTGCGAGCCGGACGGCTTGACGTCCGCTAGACGGCTCCCGGGTTTCCGCGCGGAAGTTCAACATCAACCGTGAGCAATCGGCCTACGTGTTCTCCCTTGTATGGCTTAGGCTCGCCGCATGGGATTATTGACCTTCAGCCTCAACGTCACCCTGGATGGCTGTGTCGACCACCAGGAGGGTATCGCCAACGACGAGACGCACGCCTTCTTCACCCGCCTCATGGACGAGGGCGGGGCGATGTTGTGGGGTCGTGTGACCTACGAGATGATGGAGAGCTACTGGCCAGCCGTCGCCCGCGGCGACGAGGAAGCGCCGCCAGCCCTCCGCGAGTGGGCGGTCAAGCTGGAGACCAAGCCGAAGTACGTCGTGTCGTCGACGCGAACGGCCTTTGCGTGGACCAACAGCCACCACCTGGCCGGCGACCTGCGCACAGGGGTGCAGAAGCTCAAGGACGCGACGCCCGACGGCGTGCTCCTGGGGAGCGGCAAGCTCGCGACGGAGCTGGACCGGCTGGATCTGATCGATGAGTACAAGTTCCTGGTCCACCCCAGGATCGCCGGCCATGGGCCGACCCTTTACCAGGGCGGTCTGCCCAGCACGCGACGGCTGGAGCTGATCTCGGCCAGGCCGCTCCATTGCGGCGCGGTCGCGATGCATTACCGGCGCGCGCGCTGAGCCAGGGCAGCCTCTTCGCTTCCCCCCTGACGAGAGCCGTACAGTCCTTTCCATGGGGCGACGCTGAACGTGTTGGCTGGGGAATGATG
The sequence above is drawn from the Archangium gephyra genome and encodes:
- a CDS encoding serine/threonine-protein kinase, with translation MTDEEHDSGVAYLNPAEGAVAPPPVAPPPSRDSRGSGPARTLLLGSSEHPVDEPRGHPVVRGLIPGQVVAGRYQVERWLGSGGSAMVHEVIELTTGAHLALKVLAVPGADASQIARFRQEVEHARALDHPNIVRVYDVGVDGDRHFLTTELLVGMDLKRRLMGTRPTLAEALRWLTHAAAALEHAHGRGVLHRDVKPGNLFLTKPGILKLMDFGLAKSSHVAGVTAQGAVLGTPEYMAPEQISGAHPVTPATDLYSLGVVAYELLTGQLPFRHPQPVPLMFLHVQQPPVPPRTLTPSLPEPFERVVLKLMQKHPEQRYPGAAALRSDLARLWPLALPPKATSR
- a CDS encoding choice-of-anchor X domain-containing protein; amino-acid sequence: MLPAQRPGQVPLSPEEAEREAQRQLWEKRLERARFTLDSYRKSTRYPHESRPIEEHPDQVYPASPERKQPLGKDQRDIALTLKQEKIYVVGDEVVRFFVGCENASSHQPLPCEVHSAVAREAPHMAQAGQAAPVPLDFNDTGRNGDEVAGDGTWTGSFQPSRQGFAMFEGTLRVEFRVRASGNAEGGAFFDIVFTPAAPATFTGKVREVVEKGSLQLYVGLQVRKAGRYVMAGRVDDEAGIPLAYVEFNEELEAGAREVRFQVFGLLLHDKKPDFPLRLRDVEGFLLREQGDPDRELVKALYGYVHTTQSYPLERFSEAEWDSEERQRYLAEYGKDVAQAEAELGGLSGPPAGSKAP
- a CDS encoding dihydrofolate reductase family protein; this translates as MGLLTFSLNVTLDGCVDHQEGIANDETHAFFTRLMDEGGAMLWGRVTYEMMESYWPAVARGDEEAPPALREWAVKLETKPKYVVSSTRTAFAWTNSHHLAGDLRTGVQKLKDATPDGVLLGSGKLATELDRLDLIDEYKFLVHPRIAGHGPTLYQGGLPSTRRLELISARPLHCGAVAMHYRRAR
- a CDS encoding MBL fold hydrolase yields the protein MSSVQAFPNRNTPPSNVRPSDSQITDLRLVPVEIAPDTFWVGKRDPGNIFYANPYLRRFRGTDPKTGRPNEFNLLIDPGSSSDFAQVSTKVTSLIGGLDRLSAVFINHQDPDVGSSASIISARYAPKAGILCSEDTWRLIVHQNLPRGRFIATEKFSHGLNVPTGHRLLPVPSPFCHFRGAVMLYDPETRVLFTGDLFGGVTDVNAQGLWADESDWTGIRAFHQIYMPVNLALQRVVAVIRKLEPAVEIIAPQHGRLIRGPLIQTFLERMEKLPVGLDIMDEAQDRSHLQAWNAVVERVMALARGYLGQSVDEKLMGSTELAETAKVQNGQVSIQRLGRWTVEHVVELLCHGEPPEIAGPIMMEATTAAAEYNLPTPHLDIEGNGVASNVSLLAG